A section of the Suncus etruscus isolate mSunEtr1 chromosome X, mSunEtr1.pri.cur, whole genome shotgun sequence genome encodes:
- the BGN gene encoding biglycan translates to MWPLCLAAALLALGQALPFEQRGFWDFTLDDGLPMLNDAEDASGADSTSGAPDLDSVTPTFSSMCPFGCHCHLRVVQCSDLGLKAVPKDVSPDTTLLDLQNNDITELRKDDFKGLQHLYALVLVNNKISKIHEKAFSPLRRLQKLYISKNHLVEIPPNLPSSLVELRIHDNRIRKVPKGVFSGLRNMNCIEMGGNPLENSGFEPGAFDGLKLNYLRISEAKLTGIPKDLPETLNELHLDHNKIQAIELEDLLRYSKLYRLGLGHNQIRMIENGSLSFLPSLRELHLDNNKLARVPAGLPDLRLLQVVYLHTNNITKVGVNDFCPMGFGVKRAYYNGISLFNNPVPYWEVQPATFRCVTDRLAIQFGNYKK, encoded by the exons ATGTGGCCCCTATGTCTCGCCGCGGCACTGTTGGCCCTGGGCCAGGCTCTGCCCTTTGAGCAGCGAGGCTTCTGGGACTTCACCCTGGACGACGGGCTGCCCATGCTTAATGATGCCGAGGACGCTTCGGGCGCTGACAGCACTTCCGGTGCCCCAGACCTGGACTCTGTCACCCCCACCTTCAGTTCCATGTGCCCTTTCGGCTGCCACTGCCACCTGCGGGTGGTCCAGTGTTCTGACCTTG GTTTGAAGGCGGTCCCTAAGGACGTCTCTCCAGACACCACACTGCTGGACCTGCAGAACAATGACATCACCGAGCTCCGCAAGGACGATTTCAAGGGGCTCCAGCACCTCTAT GCTCTGGTCCTCGTAAACAACAAGATCTCCAAGATCCACGAGAAGGCCTTCAGCCCGCTGCGGCGGCTGCAGAAGCTCTACATCTCCAAGAACCATCTGGTGGAGATCCCGCCCAACCTGCCCAGCTCTCTGGTGGAGTTGCGCATCCACGACAATCGCATCCGCAAGGTGCCCAAGGGCGTGTTCAGCGGGCTGCGCAACATGAACTGCATTG AGATGGGCGGGAACCCTCTGGAAAACAGCGGCTTTGAGCCTGGAGCCTTCGATGGCCTGAAGCTCAACTATCTGCGCATCTCTGAGGCCAAGCTCACGGGCATCCCCAAAG ACCTCCCTGAGACACTGAACGAACTGCATCTGGACCACAACAAGATCCAGGCTATCGAGCTGGAGGACCTGCTGCGCTACTCCAAGCTGTACCG GCTGGGTCTAGGCCACAACCAGATTCGCATGATTGAGAACGGGAGCTTGAGCTTCCTGCCCAGCCTCCGTGAGCTGCATCTGGACAACAACAAGCTGGCCCGGGTGCCTGCTGGCCTCCCTGACCTCAGGCTCCTGCAG GTGGTGTACCTGCACACCAACAACATCACCAAGGTGGGCGTCAACGACTTCTGCCCCATGGGCTTTGGGGTGAAGCGGGCCTACTATAATGGCATCAGCCTCTTCAACAACCCGGTGCCCTACTGGGAGGTGCAGCCAGCCACCTTCCGCTGCGTCACCGACCGTCTGGCCATCCAGTTTGGCAACTACAAAAAGTAG